In Candidatus Manganitrophus morganii, the genomic window GATTGCGATCAGCTCCAGATCGGAGATCTCGCGCGGGGTCAACTCGATCTTTTTCATTTGAGCGGCCTTTTGCGTGAGCCGATCGACCTCCTTCGGATCAACAAAACGGTTGATCAATCTGCCGCCGTGCGGAATGGAAATAGCCATGCTTTAACTCCTTAATTGTGAGAAGAAGCTGTCAGCGCTCAGCCGTCAGCATTCAGCTTAAGATCAAAATCTTTAAGCTGATGGCTGAAAGCTGTTTGCTGATCGCTTTTTGTTATTAAATCGAAAAGTCGAGCGTCTGTGTTCCCCCTTCGACCTTTTCATCGAGCGCCACCGGCATCAGTTTGGTTCGGATGGTGAACGTCTCGCTGTTTCCCTGCGTATCGATCAGCTCCCAGGAGATCTGATCGTGCGATTTATGGATGTGGGGAATCAGCTTGGCGCCCTTCCCTCCGAACTGGTAGGCGAGATGAAACTCGATCGCCTCTTCGGGACAGACTTTGACGCAGGGGAGGCAGTCCCAGCAATCTTCCGGATATTTCAAATAGGCCTTATTGGCGGTGTGGTCCTTGACGATCAGGTCACCCGGACACATCCGAAGACAGGGGGGCTGGCTGGCTCCATGACAGCCGTTGCACTTTTCTGGATCTACCCAAACAGGCATGCGTTCTCCTTAAATTTAAAGAGAGGGGGTAGGGGGTAGGGGGTAGGGGGCAGGGGGCAGTTTGACTACACCCTATACCCAACACCCCTACACACCCTGTCCTATGGTTTATATCGATCTCCAGGGATGACCTGCTCGTAGGGCCGTGTCAGGACCTCGATGTTCCCGGTTTTCGGATCGCGCCGGGAGTTGACGAACTTCAGCCAATTCACATCGTCCCGTTCCGGATAATCGGTTCGGGTCTGATACGACGGCCAGCGGGTCTCTCTCCGGTGGAGAAGGTGCTCGACCAATGTCTGGGCGACATCGACCCGGTCCATGATTTCGTGCACCTTCATCAGCTGATGAAGGTCGTTTGCGACCAGGTGATCGAAGTCGGCCGGGAATTTGGCCAGCCGCTGCCGCGCGATCTGGAGCATCTCTTCGTTCATCTCATAATAGGTCGAGGCGCCGCCGGCATACTGCTCCAGCAATTTCTGAAGCCGGGCTTCCATGTCGGTGGGGAGAATAGGGTAGCGCACTTTGCCGGGCCGCTTGATCGCCTCGAAAGCGCGCGCTTCCTCCGCCGCGATCTGCTGATCCGAAACGGTGATCGGCGGCATGTTCGCGATATCGGCCCCGGCGGCCCGGGCGGCAATGACCCCCTCCGCCCAGCATCCGGAGACGAATTTATAAGGGGCGCCTCCGGCGACATCTCCGGCGGCATAGAGTCCTTTCAAAGTGGTCCGGCGCTCGCCGTCGACCCAGTAGCCGGCCTGGCAATGGCCGCCGACGATATAGGGCTCGGTCGTTTGGACTTCGATCGGCTCTTTGGAAGGATCGATGTTGTTGGCGGCCCAATAGAGGACCATCGAGGGATACATGTCGAGATAAGCTGACTTCAGCTCTCGAACCTGTTCCGCCGTGAGGCCGCGGGTGTCGAGATAGACCGGGCCGCGTCCTTCCTTGATTTCCATCAATGGGCCGTACGTCCGATAAGGGGTGGGGGCGCCGTCGCCGCCGAGGTGGGCGTAGCGGGTTTTCATGAACTGCTCCCCTTTGGCGTTGACCTGCGGTGCTTTCACGCCGAGGGCGATCGTGCCGGTCGGGGCGATGGTGTCTTTCGT contains:
- a CDS encoding 4Fe-4S binding protein codes for the protein MPVWVDPEKCNGCHGASQPPCLRMCPGDLIVKDHTANKAYLKYPEDCWDCLPCVKVCPEEAIEFHLAYQFGGKGAKLIPHIHKSHDQISWELIDTQGNSETFTIRTKLMPVALDEKVEGGTQTLDFSI
- a CDS encoding adenylyl-sulfate reductase subunit alpha, encoding MERKIIETDILIIGGGTAGCMAAVEAKERYPQLNVTILEKAHIDRSGCLAGGMNAINAYLNKGETPESFVRYVRSDSCGLIREDLVKTMSELFEYCVKKVEKWGLPILCDDQGNYLPRGRWNIKINGESLKPILAKAARSAGAQVYNWVTVTNLLTDGDRIAGAVGFSLRNGTFYVVKAKATIIATGGAAGLYRPNNPGDASHKTWYCPYNTGAGYAMGIRAGAEMTSFEMRYVALRTKDTIAPTGTIALGVKAPQVNAKGEQFMKTRYAHLGGDGAPTPYRTYGPLMEIKEGRGPVYLDTRGLTAEQVRELKSAYLDMYPSMVLYWAANNIDPSKEPIEVQTTEPYIVGGHCQAGYWVDGERRTTLKGLYAAGDVAGGAPYKFVSGCWAEGVIAARAAGADIANMPPITVSDQQIAAEEARAFEAIKRPGKVRYPILPTDMEARLQKLLEQYAGGASTYYEMNEEMLQIARQRLAKFPADFDHLVANDLHQLMKVHEIMDRVDVAQTLVEHLLHRRETRWPSYQTRTDYPERDDVNWLKFVNSRRDPKTGNIEVLTRPYEQVIPGDRYKP